A stretch of the Candidatus Nealsonbacteria bacterium genome encodes the following:
- the gatC gene encoding Asp-tRNA(Asn)/Glu-tRNA(Gln) amidotransferase subunit GatC, with protein MISKKEVEHIAKLARLGLTKREVIKFQKELSKILDYIIKLEKADVSGIEPTSYSILLENITREDKINLQKAETKEGLIKAVPEEKERYVKVKSIL; from the coding sequence ATGATTTCCAAAAAAGAAGTAGAACATATCGCCAAACTCGCCAGGCTTGGTTTGACCAAAAGGGAAGTTATTAAATTCCAGAAAGAATTATCGAAGATTTTAGATTACATTATTAAACTAGAAAAAGCAGATGTTTCTGGGATTGAGCCAACTTCTTATTCAATTTTACTTGAGAATATAACAAGAGAAGATAAAATAAATCTCCAAAAAGCAGAAACTAAAGAAGGTTTGATTAAGGCCGTGCCAGAAGAGAAGGAGAGATATGTAAAAGTTAAAAGCATTTTGTAG